ATTTTTGAAATCACCAAAAGCTGTTGATTGTATTCATAAAAACATTAGCTTACTACACGATTAAGGATAAGAGTGGACTATGAAAGAGTGGTATTTCTCAAATAATGGTGAAATCAGTGGACCTTTAGGCTTAGCTGATTCCAATAAATTTATTGCATCAAATCCTGATGTCTATGCTTGGCACCCGTCTTATGCACAGTGGGTACCAGTAAGTCATGTTGAAGAGTTTGACATCAATGTATCTCCGCCACCGCCTCCTGCGGAGATTCCACAGCAGTTAATCGAACGTTTTACTGCTAAAGAGCGTGAACTCAATTCTGCGTTAGGTCGAATTGATACCACCCTTAAGACGATTAATTCTTCAATGTCAGATATCGGACGAGATTCTAGCCGTTACAAAGTAACGACAAAAGAATTGAACGAAAAAGTTGAAGCGACGCTTCGTAGCGTTAATGAACAATATGCTGCACTACAGAAAACACTTTCAGGTGTAGGTTAATTAAGTTTTACCCGACTTAAAACACTAGATAAT
This window of the Shewanella goraebulensis genome carries:
- a CDS encoding GYF domain-containing protein, with the translated sequence MKEWYFSNNGEISGPLGLADSNKFIASNPDVYAWHPSYAQWVPVSHVEEFDINVSPPPPPAEIPQQLIERFTAKERELNSALGRIDTTLKTINSSMSDIGRDSSRYKVTTKELNEKVEATLRSVNEQYAALQKTLSGVG